The Microcoleus sp. bin38.metabat.b11b12b14.051 genomic sequence AGCGTATGGGAGGGCCGCCCGCCAACGGTTTGCAGGCTGCAAAACCATCTTTCATGCGCTCGCGCAGTTGCCCCTCAAATTCTGGATTTTTCTCAGAGGCATCTCGAAAAGCGCTGCTCCAAATCAAATCAGCCACGGTTAAATGGAAGCTATCAGGAGGCAGTGCTACGAGCGCACCGTCCGCGAATTCCTGCAATAGCCTTTGTTGCACTGAGTTTAAATTACTATAAAGTGCAGTATTTTCTGCATCTTCCCCCGCAGGTGGCGTAATCACCGAATAACCCGGAAAAGGTACAGGATTTCTGTGACCGGCTTCATCAGGCTTAAATTTTGGAGATTCCTGAATGTGTTCCACCTGGGACTTGTAGGAGTCCAGCAGCGTCATTCGCGCCACCCGATTTACGTAAGCTTGATAAGTGTCATCCAATCTTGATTTCCTCGCGGTGAAATACTCCCACACCAAATTTTATATTATGGTGCGGGCTTCCAACAGTCTGATTCAGGATATGTTGGACTTGGCGATCGTACAAATCTATTTTTTTTGGCTCCAGGGCTTGAAATATGCCAATTTACCTGTTTTGGGGAGAAGACGACTTTGCGATCGCGCAATCCGTCACAAGTTTGCGCCAAACAGTTCTCGACCCCAACTGGGCTAGTTTTAACTATGACAAGATTGTTGCCGATCGAGCCGACGCTGTGGTTGAAGGACTCGATCGAGCTTTAACACCACCCTTCGGTACCGGCAGCCGTTTTGTCTGGCTGGCAAATACGACTGTAACCCAGCAGTGCTCTGCGGAACTTTTAGCTCAACTAGAACGGGCGCTGCCGGTGATTCCCTCTACCACCGTATTGCTGCTGACATCCGTCAAAAAACCCGACAGCCGACTTAAATCTACTAAATTACTCGCCAAGTCCGCTGCCGAATTTCGAGAATTTTCACCGATTCCGCCTTGGAATGACAAGGAATTAGCCCAGCGAGTGCGCCAAGTCGCCGCCGAAATGAATGTTAAATTGACCGCTACGGCGATCGAGCTTTTGGCCGAATCCATCGGTAGCGATACCCGCCAGCTATACAGCGAACTCGAAAAATTGCTGTTATTTGCCGGCAGCCGCAGCCAACCTCTCAACCCGGAGGAAGTGGCCGCACTGGTGCACTGTCACGCCCAGAATACCTTCCAGCTAGCCGATGCGATTCGCGAGGGCAATACAGGAGCAGCTTTGGAGTTATTGGCGGGCTTAACTGCCCAGAGCGAGCCTGGTTTGAGGATTGTGGCAGGCTTGACTGGTAAGTTTCGGATTTGGCTGTGGGTGAAGGCAATGATCCAAGCGGGCGATCGCGATGATAAAATTGCCCAAGCTCTAGACCTCGGCAATCCGAAACGAGTATACTATTTTCGCCAAGAAGTCAAGAATGCCAGCTTAGAAAAACTGCAAAAAAGTTTGCCTTTGCTGCTGGAGTTAGAAGCTTCTTTAAAGCGGGGCCGGGAAGAAGTCTCAACCCTGCAAACCAAAGTAATAGAACTTTCTAGCTTGTTTCGCTGATGTCTTCTCCTCGCCCTCCAAGCAGCCAGCAAGTCGATTTTCCATTTTTCGATTTGAGGTGTTCGATCGCGTCGAAGGATTTTAGATTTGACTCCACGGATCAATCTCGGAGCTAGAACAAAAGCCTTGCCCGCTTAGAGAAGAATCTAAAATTTGGGGCGGCGGGCGACTGTGGGAAAGCCAATATCAGGTTTTGGGCTGGATAAATGTAAATTTTTACAACAAATTTCGCTAGCCGGTTGGCGATCGATCCCGGAATGTGGGACAAAGAGTCTTGAACAGATGCTAGAAATAATCTCAGAATGCCACAGTAGAAGTTAATGTGGTAAATAAATATTGTCCGCCGCCGAACGCCGATCGATTAATATTATTTGCCGGCTCTCCACCCCCCCCAAAAAAAAGAGCGCTACCCATGACACAACAGAACCTGCGGGAACTTCTCAAGCAGGGCGATCCACAAGCGATCGCATCTAGCATCAACCGTACACTCAAACCCAAAGGCATCAACGCCGATGTGACGCGCGACAACGGCTGCCTCCACATAACTCTGGAGTCAGGCAAAGTACCGAGTCAAATGGCATTGGTAGATTTCATCCGCAGCGGGATGACGAATTTGGGACTCGAATCAATTCACACTGTCAAGGTTTACGGGCGTCGAACAGGTGACAGCTCGCCTGCGTGGGAAGATGAAATAGATCTGATGCCTGCCGAGCCAATGTCTTACGCCTCGGATAGTGGAATGCCTGACGACTCTGTAGGCTTAGATGATGACGAGCCAGAAGGCCAAGACTATTATCAAGAGGGAGAATTCGATCGAGAAGACGACGAAGAAGACGACGAGGAAGACGACGAGGAAGATATCGCCCCGCCTCCGAAAAAACAATTCCCCAAATGGGCAATACCTGTCGGTATCTTAGTTCCTCTGGGGGCGATCGCAGCGCTTTACTTGACGGGAAATTTACCCTTTGGCGGCGGCTCTAACCCAGAACCTAGCGCCCCCCAAGCTGCTTCCCCCTCGCCCAAAAAAGCCTCATCTCCTGCGTCTAAAGCCACATCTCCATCTCCCAGCCCATCTGGGGAGGCGCCCCAGGCAGCATCTCCTGCGCCAAAATCCCCTCCCACTACTGCTGCTGCGCCCGCCAGCCCGGTTCCCACACCGCCCACAACCACAGCAGCACCGGCATCTCCGGCACCCAAGGCAGCATCTCCTGCACCCAAGGCAGCATCTCCTGCACCCAAAGCCGCCGCGCCTAAGCCTGATTCTTGGAGGGAAGGCGTTAACAACGCTCAGAAGGCAGCAGTTTTGGCTCAAACGGCTCAATCTCAAACTGAGTGGATTGCAGTAGCAAGCGAGTGGCAGAAAGCGGTTGGGCTTATGAGAGCCGTGCCGTCAACTAGCCCCAACCATTCAAAGGCTCAGCAAAAAGCGGCAGAGTATCAGGCAAATCTGATTGTTGCCAACCGCAGGGCGGCGGCAGCACCTTAAGAGTTTTGAATTTTGAGTTTAATACTCTTAAGATTCTAAAAAGTCAAAAGTCAAAAGTCAAAAATCTTATTTTTACTGAAAGCTTTCTTACTTTTGACTTTTTTCAATTTTATTGACTGCTAAACCCATGCGAGGTTTATAACCGAATAGGGTTGACTTAAAAACAATTTGAATTGCAAAAAAAGCCTGTATTGCCTATAAAATCATGTTCTGAACTTCGTCAAAAAGCATATTTGTCAACCGTCTTGGGCTATAAATCTTAATTTATACTGGATCGATAGCTGTCAAAAAAGTGATAATGTCAGTAACAATATTACGCAAAACAGATTGCATTTGAGGCTTTTCTATTCCAAAAGCTGATGCCAAAATGCTGGTAATTAAAATCTCTCAAGGTCGAAGTTATAGGGTCAAAAAATGTAACTGCCCGCTCGTCCTCTCCTGATACTCATATAGCAATTCTCAAAAACATGAGCTATCGATCGGCTTGAGCTCTCAATCCTTGGCCTAAAAGCGAAACCGCTCCGGGCAAATCTAAAATCTAAAATCTAAAATCTAAAATCTCAACCTGTAACTCACCTTTTTGAAAAAGGCTATAAGTCATTCCCACTCCTCAAATCAAAAAATTGAAAATCTTAAATGCTATTTCTTCCGGATTGTGGTCAGTGTGTATTCCGAATGCACAAATCTTGGGATTTGTCAAGCGCTTGTGGGTGAGGGGAAATTAGTATTGGGGCGGTACAAGTCAACCGGGCGCACGGGAGGGGCTGTGCCGTTGGTCTTGGCTGTGGCAGAGTCTGCGTGGTAAACTTGGATGCGATCGCGCCCTGCATCTTTGGCTTGGTACAGCGCTCGATCGGCGGCGGCAATCAGAATCGAGGCTGGGGATTCAGCTCCTGGAACTATACTCGCTACACCCAGACTGACAGTGACATACTGGCTTACCTGAGAACCAGCGTGAGGAAGCTGCAAAGCTGCTATTTTGAGCTGTATGTGTTCGGCTACCAATATGGCGCCGCCAATCGCGGTATTTGGCAAAATCACGGCAAATTCTTCGCCTCCGTAGCGAGCTACTAAATCAGCGGGGCGACTGACTGCATTGCCGATCGCCCCGGCGACTTGCCGCAAACATTCGTCTCCGCCTGGGTGGCCGTAGGTATCGTTGTAACTTTTAAAAGAATCAATATCGCACAGAATCAGGGATAGAGGTGTTTGTTCCCGGGCTTGTCTGCGCCACTCCATTTCTAAATACTGATCGAAGCGACGGCGGTTTGCTAGCTGTGTGAGTTCGTCTAAAGTTGCCAAGCGCTCTAACTTGAGGTTGGCTGCTTGCAACTGCTGGTAGAGTTCTGCTTGCTTGATGGCGATCGCCAACTGGGCCGCCAGATTCGACAGCAACTCGACTTCCAACTGCATCCACTGGCGGGGACTG encodes the following:
- a CDS encoding DUF1868 domain-containing protein translates to MTLLDSYKSQVEHIQESPKFKPDEAGHRNPVPFPGYSVITPPAGEDAENTALYSNLNSVQQRLLQEFADGALVALPPDSFHLTVADLIWSSAFRDASEKNPEFEGQLRERMKDGFAACKPLAGGPPIRWTVLGLMVMTRAVGVCLAPTDENSYKQILEFRRSIYQNPDLMALGIEQQYHFTAHITLAYFGDTGPNLDRGHFCAVMSELNDQWLDTPQDLCVHRAELRKFDDMTSYVRQPDWPVFEF
- the holA gene encoding DNA polymerase III subunit delta codes for the protein MPIYLFWGEDDFAIAQSVTSLRQTVLDPNWASFNYDKIVADRADAVVEGLDRALTPPFGTGSRFVWLANTTVTQQCSAELLAQLERALPVIPSTTVLLLTSVKKPDSRLKSTKLLAKSAAEFREFSPIPPWNDKELAQRVRQVAAEMNVKLTATAIELLAESIGSDTRQLYSELEKLLLFAGSRSQPLNPEEVAALVHCHAQNTFQLADAIREGNTGAALELLAGLTAQSEPGLRIVAGLTGKFRIWLWVKAMIQAGDRDDKIAQALDLGNPKRVYYFRQEVKNASLEKLQKSLPLLLELEASLKRGREEVSTLQTKVIELSSLFR